A window from Silurus meridionalis isolate SWU-2019-XX unplaced genomic scaffold, ASM1480568v1 Scaffold81, whole genome shotgun sequence encodes these proteins:
- the ehhadh gene encoding LOW QUALITY PROTEIN: peroxisomal bifunctional enzyme (The sequence of the model RefSeq protein was modified relative to this genomic sequence to represent the inferred CDS: inserted 2 bases in 1 codon) — MARYTRVRGSIALITLTNPPVNALSAAVRRGIVESVSCALQDEQVKAVVLCGENGKFCGGADIREFSGFMSGPPLVPMIQSMEDGEKPMVAAIEGVALGGGLELALGCHYRVADAKARLGLPEVTLGLLPAAGGTQRLPRLIGLPAALELITTGRHVSAEEALHLGMVDQVTKGNTVQAAMEFALSVVGQPLDPRRLSLRAPVWPADVDGVCDAALAQVKQRSRGAMAPVACVQAVRAAAMLPYAKGMEREXQLMDTLFTSAQARALQYAFFAQRDCGKWSLPNGAQWNNTKARDIQRAGVIGLGTMGRGIAVSLVKAGISVVAIETDAKHLESGKKAVNAMLQRDAQRRGVSPPLHLLTFTLSFHHLRDVDLVIEAVFEDMTLKKHVFRDLCKVLKVNTLICTNTSGLNVDELAAVTDRQPLVVGMHFFAPAHVMKLLEVVYGSRSSPEAVATAMALGRKMEKVCVAVGNCSGFVGNRMLKFYLDQSVYLLEEGATPEQVDQALEEFGFAMGIFKVGDLSGLDVGWRIRKASGLIGPDVDPIKPSRWRHGRRYCPLLDMLCQQGRFGQKTGRGWYLYDSPGSKEARPDPEIRNFLEDYRRNYGIIPRRITTQEVIERCAFILANEGFRILEDGIAAGPEDIDVIYLFGYGWPRHRGGPMFYASQVGLAIVLERLEHYHHAHPDVPSLEPSRLLRRLVSAGSPPIQQWKSHIRALHSHL, encoded by the exons ATGGCTCGGTACACGCGCGTGAGGGGATCAATAGCATTAATCACCCTGACTAACCCACCTGTGAACGCGCTCAG tgctgcaGTACGGAGAGGAATCGTGGAGTCGGTGAGCTGTGCACTGCAGGATGAGCAGGTGAAGGCGGTGGTGTTGTGTGGAGAGAATGGGAAGTTCTGTGGAG gagCAGATATCAGGGAGTTTTCAGGCTTCATGTCTGGTCCCCCTCTGGTTCCAATGATCCAGTCTATGGAGGATGGAGAAAAGCCGATGGTGGCGGCCATAGAGGGTGTGGCTTTGGGTGGAGGACTGGAGCTAGCGCTCGGCTGTCACTACCGCGTCGCTGATGCTAAA gcacGTTTGGGTCTCCCGGAAGTGACCCTCGGGTTACTTCCTGCTGCTGGAGGAACTCAGCGTCTTCCTCGACTCATTGGCCTACCTGCAGCCCTGGAGCTAATCACCAccg gtcgcCATGTTTCAGCTGAAGAAGCTCTGCACCTGGGTATGGTGGATCAGGTTACCAAGGGGAACACTGTTCAGGCTGCCATGGAGTTTGCTCTCAGTGTcgtag gtcaGCCGTTGGACCCACGCAGGTTGAGTCTGCGAGCCCCCGTGTGGCCGGCGGATGTAGACGGTGTGTGTGACGCGGCGTTGGCGCAGGTGAAGCAGCGTTCTCGTGGAGCGATGGCGCCGGTGGCATGCGTTCAGGCTGTCAGAGCAGCGGCCATGTTACCCTACGCTAAAGGAATGGAGAGAGA GCAGCTGATGGACACGCTGTTTACATCCGCTCAGGCTCGAGCCTTGCAGTACGCTTTCTTTGCTCAGAGGGATTGTGGGAAATGGAGTCTTCCTAATGGGGCACAGTGGAACAACACCAAAGCCAGGGATATCCAACGAGCTGGAGTCATAG GGTTGGGCACCATGGGGCGGGGCATCGCCGTGTCCCTTGTTAAAGCAGGGATCTCCGTAGTTGCCATAGAGACTGATGCGAAACACTTAGAGTCGGGTAAGAAGGCGGTGAATGCCATGCTGCAGAGAGATGCTCAAAGACGAGGAGTCAGTCCTCCGTTACACCTCCTCACGTTCACTCTCTCCTTCCACCATCTGCGGGATGTGGATCTGGTCATTGAGGCTGTGTTTGAGGACATGACCCTTAAGAAGCATGTCTTTCGTGATCTGTGTAAGGTGTTGAAGGTGAACACGTTAATCTGCACTAACACGTCGGGGCTGAACGTGGACGAGCTCGCGGCAGTCACCGATCGGCAGCCCCTGGTGGTCGGGATGCATTTCTTCGCCCCAGCTCATGTCATGAAGCTTCTGGAAGTTGTTTATGGTTCCAGATCATCTCCTGAAGCTGTTGCCACAGCAATGGCACTTGGAAGGAAAATGGAAAAGGTGTGTGTTGCTGTGGGCAACTGCTCTGGGTTTGTGGGAAACCGCATGTTGAAGTTTTATCTGGATCAGTCTGTATACCTGTTGGAGGAAGGAGCCACACCTGAGCAAGTGGACCAGGCTCTTGAGGAGTTTGGATTCGCCATGGGCATCTTCAAAGTGGGTGATCTTTCTGGTTTGGATGTTGGATGGAGGATTCGGAAGGCTTCTGGTTTGATTGGACCTGACGTTGACCCGATAAAGCCTTCACGATGGCGGCATGGACGGAGATACTGTCCACTTCTTGACATGCTCTGCCAACAGGGACGCTTTGGACAGAAAACAGGCCGTGGATGGTACCTCTATGATTCTCCTGGGTCCAAAGAAGCAAGGCCTGATCCAGAGATCCGAAACTTCCTGGAGGATTACAGGCGTAACTATGGGATCATACCACGACGTATCACCACACAGGAAGTGATCGAGAGATGTGCCTTCATTTTAGCCAACGAGGGATTTCGTATCCTGGAGGACGGAATAGCAGCGGGTCCGGAAGACATCGACGTGATCTATTTGTTCGGATATGGATGGCCGAGACATCGCGGAGGTCCGATGTTTTATGCATCTCAGGTCGGATTGGCCATCGTGCTGGAGAGACTGGAGCATTATCACCACGCTCATCCCGACGTGCCGAGTCTGGAGCCCAGTCGCTTACTGAGGAGACTTGTGTCTGCGGGAAGTCCACCGATACAGCAGTGGAAGAGTCACATCAGGGCCCTGCACAGCCACCTGTAG
- the nup35 gene encoding nucleoporin NUP35 isoform X1 — protein MDIQGMEPMSLGSPSSPKPVGGAQFLPGFLMGDLPAPATPQARPLSLTVGGAETRALPLTDLHVVVGVSGGSPPQPVVPTPKDKSGAPPVRSIYDDLSSPGVGFSPLTSRNKQVFSVMQTPLSGMAATPGSGET, from the exons ATGGACATTCAGg GTATGGAGCCGATGTCACTTGGTTCTCCATCATCCCCGAAGCCTGTTGGTGGAGCTCAGTTCCTCCCTGGGTTCCTGATGGGTGACCTTCCTGCTCCTGCTACACCACAGGCCCGACCCCTGAGCCTGACAGTGGGTGGAGCTGAGACCAGAGCCCTGCCCCTCACAG ACCTGCATGTTGTTGTAGGTGTATCAGGTGGTTCTCCTCCTCAGCCGGTGGTTCCTACTCCTAAAGATAAAAGTGGTGCTCCTCCAGTGAGGAGTATTTATGATGACCTGTCCAGTCCAGGGGTCGGATTCTCCCCTCTTACATCACGCAAcaaacag gtgttctCTGTGATGCAAACTCCTCTGTCTGGCATGGCGGCAACTCCAGGATCAGGTGAGACATGA
- the nup35 gene encoding nucleoporin NUP35 isoform X2, whose amino-acid sequence MDIQGMEPMSLGSPSSPKPVGGAQFLPGFLMGDLPAPATPQARPLSLTVGGAETRALPLTGVSGGSPPQPVVPTPKDKSGAPPVRSIYDDLSSPGVGFSPLTSRNKQVFSVMQTPLSGMAATPGSGET is encoded by the exons ATGGACATTCAGg GTATGGAGCCGATGTCACTTGGTTCTCCATCATCCCCGAAGCCTGTTGGTGGAGCTCAGTTCCTCCCTGGGTTCCTGATGGGTGACCTTCCTGCTCCTGCTACACCACAGGCCCGACCCCTGAGCCTGACAGTGGGTGGAGCTGAGACCAGAGCCCTGCCCCTCACAG GTGTATCAGGTGGTTCTCCTCCTCAGCCGGTGGTTCCTACTCCTAAAGATAAAAGTGGTGCTCCTCCAGTGAGGAGTATTTATGATGACCTGTCCAGTCCAGGGGTCGGATTCTCCCCTCTTACATCACGCAAcaaacag gtgttctCTGTGATGCAAACTCCTCTGTCTGGCATGGCGGCAACTCCAGGATCAGGTGAGACATGA